A window of the Chitinophagaceae bacterium genome harbors these coding sequences:
- a CDS encoding acetyl-CoA C-acyltransferase, with translation MNEAYIVAGYRTAVGKAKKGGFRFMRPDDLATQVIKGLLGKVPQLDPERIDDLIVGNAVPEAEQGLQMGRMIAVQALPMPVPGVTVNRYCGSGVETIAMATAKIKAGMADCIIAGGTESMSLVPTIGWRTVLNYEVAKENPQYYIGMGLTAEEVAREYGISRQEQDEFSYHSHQKAISAIEGGRFKDEILPIEVEEVYLDNKMKRKTKNFTIDTDEGPRKDTSIEALSRLRPVFSAKGSVTAGNSSQTSDGAAFVVVMSERMVKELNLEPIARMITSQSVGVDPRIMGIGPIAAIPKALKQAGLKLNDIDLIELNEAFAAQALAVIKKSELDPSKVNVNGGAIALGHPLGCTGTKLTIQIINELKRRNQKYGMVTACIGGGQGIAGIYEVL, from the coding sequence ATGAATGAAGCATATATAGTAGCAGGATACAGAACCGCTGTTGGAAAAGCCAAAAAAGGCGGCTTTCGGTTCATGCGTCCGGATGATTTAGCTACACAAGTAATTAAAGGACTTTTAGGAAAAGTGCCACAATTAGATCCTGAAAGAATAGATGACTTAATAGTCGGAAATGCTGTTCCCGAAGCAGAACAAGGGCTGCAAATGGGAAGAATGATAGCTGTTCAGGCTTTGCCTATGCCGGTTCCGGGAGTTACCGTAAATAGATATTGTGGTTCCGGAGTTGAGACGATTGCAATGGCAACGGCAAAAATTAAAGCAGGTATGGCTGACTGCATAATTGCCGGCGGAACAGAATCAATGTCTTTGGTACCGACTATAGGCTGGAGAACCGTCTTAAACTATGAAGTAGCAAAAGAAAATCCACAGTATTATATCGGAATGGGCTTAACAGCTGAAGAAGTAGCAAGAGAATACGGAATCAGCAGACAAGAGCAGGATGAGTTTTCTTATCATTCTCATCAAAAAGCTATTAGTGCTATTGAAGGAGGAAGATTCAAAGATGAAATTCTGCCTATAGAAGTAGAAGAGGTTTATTTGGACAATAAGATGAAGCGTAAAACCAAAAATTTTACGATAGACACGGATGAAGGACCTAGAAAAGACACCAGTATTGAGGCATTGTCACGTCTGAGACCGGTATTTTCAGCTAAAGGTAGTGTGACTGCAGGAAATTCATCACAAACTTCTGACGGAGCTGCATTTGTAGTTGTTATGTCTGAAAGAATGGTAAAAGAATTAAATCTGGAGCCAATTGCCAGAATGATAACTTCACAAAGTGTTGGTGTTGATCCGCGAATAATGGGAATTGGACCCATTGCGGCAATTCCTAAAGCGCTTAAACAGGCAGGTCTCAAACTTAATGATATTGATTTGATAGAACTGAATGAGGCATTTGCAGCTCAGGCGCTGGCAGTAATTAAAAAATCGGAATTAGACCCGTCAAAAGTGAATGTGAATGGTGGAGCCATTGCTTTAGGTCATCCGCTTGGATGTACCGGTACAAAGTTGACAATTCAGATTATCAATGAATTAAAAAGAAGAAACCAAAAATACGGAATGGTAACAGCTTGTATTGGCGGTGGACAGGGAATAGCAGGCATTTACGAAGTCTTATAA
- a CDS encoding acyl-CoA dehydrogenase: METTKKVLKGGEFLIRESSAEEVFTREELNEEQMMIADMCREFIETNVDPNLERIDEQEEGLTVELMDKSAELGLLGLAIPEEYQGFGKDFNTNSVAAEILGGAHSFAVSIAAHTGIGTLPILYYGNEEQKQKYLPKSASGELKFAYCLTEPGSGSDAMAAKTKAVLNDEGTHYIMNGQKMWITNSGFADVFVVFAKIDGEQFTGFIVERGYEGISFGAEEKKMGIKGSSTRQVFFENVKVPKENILGEIGKGHKIAFNILNIGRYKLCAMALGGAKRASTVAVKYANERHQFNVPISSFGAIQHKLAEMAVKIFACDSVTYRVSDYIDKMEKELLEDGKSYGDALLGAAEEYAIECAMLKVFGSEVLDFVVDEAVQVFGGTGFSEEYPVARAYRDARINRIFEGTNEINRLLTVDMLMKRAMSGKLDLMSPAMAIQKELTSVPDFGSDEDDSLFAEEKKAVKQAKKAALMVAGAAAQKLMQKLKDEQEIVMNITDMLIEIFASESAILHAEKLINTKGEEASIYGDLAKVYVNDAMDKINKSGKDAIAAFADGDEKRMMLMGLKRFTKYGPLNTKSLRRKIAKELIEADNYCF; encoded by the coding sequence ATGGAAACAACAAAAAAAGTACTAAAAGGAGGAGAATTCCTTATAAGAGAATCCTCTGCCGAAGAAGTGTTCACTCGTGAAGAGTTGAACGAAGAGCAGATGATGATCGCTGATATGTGCCGTGAATTCATAGAAACAAATGTTGACCCTAACCTGGAGCGTATTGATGAGCAGGAGGAAGGTCTCACCGTTGAGTTAATGGATAAGTCTGCTGAACTGGGCCTGTTAGGTCTGGCTATACCTGAGGAATATCAGGGTTTTGGCAAGGACTTTAATACCAACAGTGTTGCTGCTGAGATTTTAGGCGGCGCTCATTCATTTGCTGTTTCTATAGCTGCTCATACAGGAATCGGAACTTTGCCAATTTTGTATTATGGTAATGAAGAACAAAAGCAAAAGTACCTGCCTAAATCGGCTTCCGGTGAACTGAAGTTTGCTTACTGCCTGACAGAACCGGGCTCAGGTTCGGATGCTATGGCTGCAAAAACAAAAGCTGTTTTAAATGATGAGGGAACTCATTACATCATGAACGGACAGAAAATGTGGATTACTAATTCCGGTTTTGCCGACGTTTTTGTGGTATTTGCAAAAATAGATGGAGAACAATTTACCGGTTTTATAGTCGAAAGGGGATATGAAGGAATTTCCTTTGGTGCGGAAGAGAAAAAAATGGGAATTAAAGGCTCTTCAACCAGACAGGTTTTCTTTGAAAATGTAAAAGTTCCTAAGGAAAACATTCTGGGAGAAATTGGAAAAGGACATAAAATTGCATTTAACATACTGAATATCGGAAGGTATAAATTATGTGCTATGGCTTTAGGTGGAGCTAAAAGAGCTTCAACTGTAGCAGTTAAATATGCAAATGAAAGACATCAGTTTAATGTTCCTATTTCAAGTTTTGGCGCAATTCAGCATAAGCTGGCAGAAATGGCAGTAAAAATATTTGCTTGTGACTCTGTTACTTACCGGGTAAGTGATTACATTGACAAAATGGAGAAAGAGCTGCTTGAAGATGGTAAAAGCTACGGGGACGCCTTATTGGGCGCTGCTGAAGAGTATGCGATTGAGTGTGCTATGTTAAAAGTGTTTGGATCAGAAGTTCTTGACTTTGTCGTTGACGAAGCTGTTCAGGTTTTCGGTGGAACCGGATTTTCTGAAGAGTATCCGGTAGCAAGAGCTTACAGAGATGCAAGAATCAATAGGATTTTTGAAGGAACCAATGAAATTAATCGTTTATTGACAGTTGATATGTTGATGAAGCGTGCAATGTCAGGCAAGTTAGATTTAATGTCTCCGGCTATGGCCATTCAAAAAGAGCTAACTTCTGTTCCTGATTTCGGTTCTGATGAAGATGATTCTTTATTTGCTGAAGAAAAGAAAGCTGTTAAACAGGCTAAAAAAGCAGCTTTGATGGTGGCAGGTGCCGCTGCTCAGAAATTGATGCAAAAACTAAAAGATGAGCAGGAAATTGTGATGAATATCACTGATATGCTCATTGAAATATTTGCTTCTGAATCAGCGATTTTACATGCCGAGAAACTTATAAATACAAAAGGCGAAGAAGCTTCTATCTACGGAGACTTAGCAAAAGTTTATGTAAATGATGCTATGGATAAAATTAATAAAAGCGGGAAAGATGCAATTGCAGCCTTTGCTGATGGCGATGAAAAACGTATGATGCTAATGGGTTTAAAGCGTTTCACTAAATATGGACCACTAAACACCAAGTCGCTGAGACGTAAGATTGCAAAAGAATTGATAGAAGCTGACAACTATTGTTTCTAA
- a CDS encoding Nif3-like dinuclear metal center hexameric protein, with product MQIQNIIEKLEDFAPIPLQESYDNCGLMAGDSQADASGALLCLEVTDNVLNEAIEKKLNLIIAHHPLIFGGIKSLTPDTETGRLLIKALKNNIAIYAIHTNIDKVKNGVSFKMAEKLGLEKTEILSPEKGTLRKLVTFSPPKYAEKVKEAIFKAGAGHIGEYSECSYNLSGLGTFKASENTNPFSGEKNKRQEDAEIRIETIFPFYKKSGILKALKKAHPYEEVAYDIYPLENENQTVGLGAIGSFSSSKNTDDFLNLVKKSFKCGCIRYTDSGKKKIKKVAVCGGSGASLFSKAKALGADAYISADFKYHDFFEGLTDTIIIDIGHYESEQFTVEIFHSIISQNFPNFAVQISDLSTNPINYL from the coding sequence ATGCAAATTCAAAATATCATAGAAAAACTGGAGGATTTTGCTCCGATACCTCTACAGGAAAGTTATGATAATTGCGGGCTAATGGCAGGCGATTCACAGGCTGATGCAAGTGGAGCATTGCTTTGTCTGGAAGTTACAGATAATGTATTAAATGAAGCAATTGAAAAAAAGCTAAATCTTATTATTGCTCATCATCCTCTCATTTTTGGAGGAATAAAATCCCTGACACCTGACACAGAAACGGGAAGACTGCTCATAAAAGCATTAAAAAACAATATTGCTATTTATGCCATTCACACCAATATTGACAAAGTAAAAAATGGAGTAAGTTTCAAGATGGCTGAAAAGTTAGGCCTGGAGAAAACTGAGATTTTATCACCCGAAAAAGGAACTTTGCGTAAGCTTGTCACTTTCTCTCCTCCAAAATATGCCGAAAAGGTGAAAGAAGCCATATTTAAGGCCGGGGCGGGTCACATTGGCGAATACAGTGAATGCAGCTATAACCTATCGGGTTTGGGAACTTTTAAAGCTTCAGAAAATACAAATCCATTTTCCGGTGAAAAAAATAAAAGGCAGGAAGATGCTGAGATAAGAATAGAAACAATTTTTCCTTTTTATAAAAAATCCGGTATTTTAAAGGCACTTAAAAAAGCCCATCCTTATGAAGAAGTTGCTTATGACATCTATCCCTTGGAAAATGAAAACCAAACGGTGGGTTTGGGAGCTATCGGCAGCTTTTCTTCCTCAAAAAATACAGATGACTTTTTAAATCTGGTTAAAAAAAGTTTTAAATGTGGCTGTATACGATATACTGATTCCGGGAAAAAAAAGATAAAAAAAGTGGCTGTTTGCGGTGGTTCCGGAGCTTCCCTTTTTTCAAAAGCAAAGGCCTTAGGTGCAGATGCTTATATTTCAGCAGATTTTAAATATCATGATTTTTTTGAAGGGCTTACTGATACTATAATTATTGATATCGGACACTACGAGTCAGAACAATTTACTGTAGAAATTTTTCACTCTATTATTTCACAAAATTTTCCTAACTTTGCAGTTCAAATTTCAGATTTATCAACAAATCCCATAAATTATTTATAA